Below is a window of Thermodesulfobacteriota bacterium DNA.
ATCTCGCCGGCCTGCCGGCGGACGGGCTGACCGACTTCCGGCGGAAGACGATCGGCTTCGTCTTCCAGTCGTATCACCTGCTCCCGTACCTGACGGCGCGGGAGAACGTGATGGTGCCGATGGCCCCCGGACGGGGGTCTTCCGCGGAGAAGGCTACGGCCGCCGATCGCCTTCTGGCTTCGGTAGGCCTTTCCGGGAAGGAGGATCGGCTCCCCTCGCAGCTTTCCGGCGGGGAGTGCCAGCGGGTGGCCATCGCGCGGTCGCTGGTCCACGATCCTCCCGTCCTGCTGGCGGACGAGCCGACGGGGAACCTCGACAGCCGGACGGGGGAGCAGATCCTCGACCTCTTCACCCGGCTTCACGAGCAGGGAAAGACGATCCTGATGGTAACGCACAACCGGGCGATCCTCTCGCGGGCCACGCGCTCCATCCACCTGCGCGACGGGTTGGTGGAGGAAGACCGGGTCCTCGGAAATGTTCCTGGATGGAAGCCGGCGGTCTGAGACCCGCGGAAGCGGGAGAAGGGGAGAAAAAGCGATGGATGACGGAAAAAAATCTCCGGAAATGCCGGGGCATCTTACGGAGGAACCGCTTCCTCCGGAAGCAGGGCGCACGAGGCCGGGCTGGAGGGCATGGATGCTGACCATTTTGGTGGCGGTCGTCCTGTCGATTTCCGCGACGGTGCTGCTCGGTGGGGCGGTTTCTTTCCGGGAGGATCCCCCCTGCGCGGCCTGCCCCACGGAAGAGCCCGTGGTTGCCGACACGGGATGCGGCGGCCCCTGCTGCGGAGAGCCGGGGAAATAACGGCATGAACGCCACGGAAGGCAGGAACTGCGGATGGGAAGGATTTATCTGAGCGGGAAAATCCCGCATTCTTTGTCTCTCTTCATCCTTACGGCAGCGACGGCGGCGGCCGTGCCCGCGTTCGCGGAAGGGCCGTCCCGGCCCGTTGAATATTACGTCGAGGCGGCAATATCGAAATACCCGTCGCTCGAATCTATGCGGCAGCGGATCGAGTTGAAGCGCAACGAGGCGATACGGGCGGGCGCGCTGGACGATCCGAAGCTGTGGGTCGGCCTGTCGAACATACCGGTGGGGAGCTGGTCGCTCCGGGAAGAGGACATGACTGGGAAGGAGATCGGTCTTTCCCAGATGCTCCCGTATCCCGGCAAGCGGGACCGCGCCTCCCGGATCGTGGAAAAGGAGAAGGAGCAGGCGGAATTCGAGATGGCCGAGATGCGCAACATGCTGCGCGCGGACGTGAAGATGGCTTACGCGGAGCTTTCGACGGCGCGCGCCCAGGCGGAGATCGTCCGGAGGACCCGGGCGGTGCTCGAGCAGGTGGTGGACGTTTCCCGCGAAATGTTCGCCGTCGGGAAAGGGCGGCAGCCGGACGTCTTGAGGGGACAGACCGACTTCCAGAGGATGCGGGAGATGCTTCTGGCGCTGGAGAACAGGGAGCGGGTCCTCTCGATCCGCCTCAACACGCTGGCCGCGCTTCCCCCCGGAGAGGCGGTTCCGGCGATCGACCCCCTTGAGGAATTCTCCTTCCCGTACGATGCCCGCGCCCTCCGGGGGATCTACGAATCGGAGCGCCCGGCGCGCAAGGCCGCCCTGGCGCGGATCGCCAAAGGCGATATCGGCATCGCGCAGGCCGGGAGCGAGCGCCGGCCGGATTTCGAGGTTTCCGCCTCCTACATGCAGCGGGACGCGATGCCCGACGGGACGAGCCGCCGGGACATGGTCTCCGCAATGGTGTCGATGACGCTGCCGGTCTGGAGCAAGGGGAAGATCGAGCCGGGGATCCGGGCCATGACCGCGGAGCGTGAGATGGCGATCCGCGACCGGGAGACGCTGGACGCCGAGGCGGCCAACGCGATCGAGGGAGGGCTCTCCACCCTCGAAAACTTCGGGGCGGTGGCGAGGCTCTACCGGACGACCCTCATCCCGCAGGCGGAGCAGGCGGTCCGGGCGAACCTCGAGGCGTACCGCGTCGGGACGATCGACTTTCCCATGCTGATGGACTCGCTGATGTCGGAGCTCGGCTTCCGCAGGGAGTACGCCGGGATGGTGGGGGAGATGCACGCGACGAAAGCGCGGCTCGAGGCCGCGGCGGGAAAGGAACTCGACGGGAGATAAGGCGATGGATGAAGAACGAAAGACGAGCGAAAGCGGAAACGACGGGAACACGCCCGGAGCCGGCGGGGACGTTCCTCCCGGCGGGCCGTCGAAGAAGCGCCGGACGGCGGGAATCGCCGTTGCCTTGCTGGTCCTGCTCGGCGCAGGGGTGGTCGCCTTCTACAGGATCCCTGCATTCCACCTGCTGCTCCACCCGCACCCGGCGGATAACGTCGCCGTCGCCCAGGAAGCCGTGAAGTACACCTGCGGCATGCATCCCTTCATCATTTCCGACAAACCGGGGAAATGCCCCATATGCGGAATGGAGCTGACCCGGGTAGAAGGCACCGGCGCAAAAGCCGCGGGCGGAAGGAAGATCCTCTTCTACCGCAACCCGATGAACCCGACGATCACCTCGCCGACCCCCGCCAAGGACTCGATGGGGATGGACTACGTTCCGGTGTACGAGGACGAGGTCCGGGGGACGGGAGGCGGCGCCGGAATGCCCGAAGGATACGCCGCCGTCCAGGTGGGTATGGAGAGAGTGCAACTGGCGGGGATCCAGAGTGCCGTCGCCGTGCACGGGAAGATCAGCCATCCGGTCCGCGCCGTCGGGCTGGTCGTGCCCGACGAGACGCGCGTCCGGCGCGTCCAGACGAAGACCGAAGGCTGGATCGAGAAGCTGTACACGAACTTCACCGGTCAGACGGTGACGAAAGGCCAGCCGCTGCTTGAGATCTATTCGCCGGATCTCGTGGCTTCCCAACGGGAGTATCTCCTGGCCAGGGCGGGCGAG
It encodes the following:
- a CDS encoding ABC transporter ATP-binding protein, translated to MTIVRLKDVSMIYGSNGTRAAALRGISLEISRGEYAVVTGESGAGKSTLLTVLGGLQVPTEGEVQIDGVDLAGLPADGLTDFRRKTIGFVFQSYHLLPYLTARENVMVPMAPGRGSSAEKATAADRLLASVGLSGKEDRLPSQLSGGECQRVAIARSLVHDPPVLLADEPTGNLDSRTGEQILDLFTRLHEQGKTILMVTHNRAILSRATRSIHLRDGLVEEDRVLGNVPGWKPAV
- a CDS encoding TolC family protein gives rise to the protein MPAFAEGPSRPVEYYVEAAISKYPSLESMRQRIELKRNEAIRAGALDDPKLWVGLSNIPVGSWSLREEDMTGKEIGLSQMLPYPGKRDRASRIVEKEKEQAEFEMAEMRNMLRADVKMAYAELSTARAQAEIVRRTRAVLEQVVDVSREMFAVGKGRQPDVLRGQTDFQRMREMLLALENRERVLSIRLNTLAALPPGEAVPAIDPLEEFSFPYDARALRGIYESERPARKAALARIAKGDIGIAQAGSERRPDFEVSASYMQRDAMPDGTSRRDMVSAMVSMTLPVWSKGKIEPGIRAMTAEREMAIRDRETLDAEAANAIEGGLSTLENFGAVARLYRTTLIPQAEQAVRANLEAYRVGTIDFPMLMDSLMSELGFRREYAGMVGEMHATKARLEAAAGKELDGR